A genomic segment from Bacillus marinisedimentorum encodes:
- a CDS encoding TIGR02680 family protein: MNRAGLLNFWYYDEEIFDFSEGKLLLRGSNGSGKSVTMQSFLPVLLDGKKSPDRLDPFGSKARKMEDYLLGEKEIVDRDERTGYLFIEYKRADTNQYVTTGIGLQAKRQKPLKFWGFTITDNRRIGTDIELYKTERQGTEVNKIPRSRVELENVIGEGGQVVQTQGDYMKLVNKLIFGFETIEAYEELIKLLIQLRSPKLSKEFRPTVIYEILEAALPPLSDDDLRHLSDTIEQMDQTKQQIEQLERELSSLEKLNKAYDIYNQRYIADQAAEYRKASRRALKEEKEFEQLGQDQEKLKVEIQELSDKVQFLKQDKDTYEKQKQRLQSHKVWNLEEEKKQEIERLKRSSDDLARKDTQLSREKNKKWTAEKQKDEAELETESLLRDIADHLGDMGNDAHEASFTQHEMNEEDYDRKKNTEFDFAVWKREAEQHVGQLTVIEENLREFEQVKENLQTKNKELAGEQQLLDRKRHEESDWLKIFEEDKERHLNEIYRWTETHSEFKVEEEALQRAARGMYSLYEPASYNEITDAVSPYVIHYQNIQRDLLSELNTKEKQVIKDIEEKESVLNEWKNKKDPEPDTHPATREARQALRESGAEFAPLYTLVEFHEGVSREVQTRIEAAMIDSGLLDALITDGTRAVIHDRVLTPDPNMMAHTLADYLKPDIVEGVSITPEQVDDILRSIVIGENRDGASMSVQENGSYQLGILTGHAVPVESVRFIGRNARKRYREEIIHQLKSDLEALQEEKREIQQGKDRARRAMEAAETAWRQFPNDKDLQESFRQIEKVRLALKHHQEQLQRISAQLKGMDGEYQELKRIIGEQTRFYNLEISRKAYQEAKTIMNRYEKDLFELQTLHTRYINVTERVRELESRIKEMEEDILALSGELNILNDEIERFQKNIKQIEAQLEQAGAADIRKQIREVQDKLGWIEKELSEANRRLPQLETTWSHQQKDLEEKEHELKFWKQMRSAWEEALGAEYHRGLTAGLPEEDKVETIARTVEKAYGELLKEKEKSQTDARLTSEFYDKQTDLMEYRMRDYTKSHPVPEWMKQVSEDRFMPFIDQWKQKTSRRFIELDLRGQQVNPYAVQKNLQDDYARQESYLDEQDKELYEEILFKSVGSKLRSRIRRAESWTQKMNSLMESRDSSSGLTFSIKWRPRTADTEEEMDTKDLVHILKQDAQLLKEQDLERITSHFRSKISKAKQWIEEKGEGHTLLQVLKEVLDYRKWFSFVLSYQRTNEPKRELTNNKFYTFSGGEKAMAMYIPLFTACYSRYQEAAGTAPYIISLDEAFAGVDENNIREMFEIVEHLGFDYIMNSQVLWGDYDTISTLSICELIRPKNADFVSVLRYQWDGYKMNLQADEGAVQEEPVTSI, translated from the coding sequence ATGAACAGGGCAGGCCTGCTCAATTTCTGGTATTACGATGAGGAGATATTCGATTTTTCGGAAGGGAAACTTTTGTTAAGAGGAAGCAATGGATCGGGAAAGTCTGTAACAATGCAAAGTTTCCTGCCCGTTTTACTTGATGGAAAAAAGTCACCGGACAGGCTCGATCCGTTCGGTTCAAAGGCACGGAAAATGGAAGACTATCTGCTCGGGGAAAAGGAAATCGTCGACAGGGATGAGCGGACAGGCTATCTTTTTATCGAATACAAAAGAGCAGACACCAATCAGTATGTCACGACAGGGATCGGACTGCAGGCAAAACGGCAGAAGCCGCTTAAGTTCTGGGGATTTACAATCACGGATAACCGCCGCATCGGGACAGATATCGAGCTCTATAAAACAGAGCGGCAGGGAACGGAAGTAAACAAAATTCCACGATCAAGAGTCGAACTTGAAAATGTGATTGGCGAGGGGGGCCAGGTTGTCCAGACGCAAGGCGATTACATGAAGCTCGTCAATAAGCTTATTTTCGGCTTTGAAACGATTGAAGCCTATGAGGAATTGATCAAGCTGTTGATCCAGCTGAGAAGCCCGAAGCTTTCGAAGGAATTCAGGCCGACGGTCATTTATGAAATCCTTGAAGCCGCACTGCCGCCGCTTTCCGATGATGATCTTCGGCATCTGTCTGATACAATCGAGCAAATGGACCAGACAAAGCAGCAGATCGAACAGCTCGAGCGTGAACTTTCATCCCTTGAAAAGCTGAATAAGGCGTACGATATCTATAATCAGCGCTACATTGCCGATCAGGCGGCTGAATATCGAAAAGCTTCCAGAAGGGCCCTGAAAGAGGAAAAAGAATTCGAACAGCTTGGTCAAGACCAGGAAAAGTTGAAAGTGGAAATTCAGGAACTGTCTGACAAAGTCCAGTTTCTTAAACAGGATAAGGATACGTATGAAAAGCAGAAGCAAAGGCTTCAATCACATAAAGTGTGGAACCTGGAAGAGGAGAAAAAACAGGAAATCGAGCGGTTGAAGCGTTCTTCTGATGATCTTGCCCGAAAAGACACCCAGCTGTCGCGTGAGAAAAATAAAAAGTGGACGGCAGAAAAGCAAAAGGATGAAGCGGAACTCGAAACCGAGAGTCTCCTGCGGGATATCGCAGACCATCTCGGCGATATGGGGAATGATGCGCATGAGGCATCCTTCACACAGCATGAGATGAACGAGGAAGATTATGACCGGAAAAAGAACACCGAATTTGATTTTGCCGTTTGGAAAAGAGAAGCGGAACAGCATGTCGGGCAGCTGACTGTTATTGAAGAGAACTTGCGGGAGTTTGAACAGGTAAAAGAAAACCTTCAAACCAAAAACAAGGAATTAGCTGGTGAACAGCAGCTCCTTGACCGGAAGCGGCACGAGGAGTCAGACTGGCTGAAGATTTTTGAGGAAGATAAAGAAAGACATCTTAATGAAATCTACAGGTGGACTGAGACACACAGTGAATTCAAGGTTGAGGAAGAAGCGCTGCAGCGAGCTGCAAGAGGCATGTACTCCCTTTATGAACCTGCTTCTTATAACGAGATCACTGATGCTGTTTCTCCTTATGTCATCCACTACCAGAACATCCAGCGAGACCTGTTATCCGAACTGAATACAAAGGAAAAACAGGTCATAAAAGACATCGAGGAAAAAGAATCTGTCCTTAATGAGTGGAAAAACAAGAAGGATCCCGAGCCTGACACACATCCAGCCACGAGGGAAGCAAGGCAGGCATTAAGGGAGTCGGGTGCAGAGTTTGCTCCGCTCTACACACTTGTTGAGTTCCATGAGGGAGTCTCACGGGAAGTTCAGACAAGGATCGAAGCTGCCATGATCGACAGCGGCTTGCTTGATGCCCTCATCACAGATGGAACCCGGGCCGTGATCCACGACCGTGTGCTGACACCAGATCCGAATATGATGGCCCATACATTAGCTGATTATCTCAAGCCAGATATTGTGGAAGGCGTATCCATCACTCCTGAACAGGTCGATGATATCCTGAGAAGCATTGTAATCGGGGAAAATCGGGATGGTGCATCCATGTCGGTTCAGGAAAACGGCTCCTATCAGCTTGGGATTTTAACAGGACATGCCGTTCCGGTTGAAAGTGTCCGCTTTATCGGCAGAAACGCAAGAAAGAGATACCGTGAAGAAATCATTCATCAGCTGAAGTCAGACCTGGAAGCCCTCCAAGAAGAAAAAAGGGAAATCCAGCAAGGAAAAGATCGAGCGAGACGTGCGATGGAAGCGGCGGAAACAGCATGGCGCCAATTTCCAAACGACAAAGATCTTCAGGAGAGCTTCCGCCAGATCGAAAAAGTACGACTCGCACTGAAACATCACCAGGAACAGCTTCAAAGAATTTCCGCCCAGTTAAAAGGAATGGACGGCGAATATCAGGAGCTTAAACGGATTATCGGTGAACAAACTCGTTTTTACAACCTGGAAATAAGCAGGAAAGCTTACCAGGAAGCAAAAACGATTATGAACCGTTATGAAAAAGATCTTTTTGAGCTCCAAACCCTTCATACAAGATATATTAATGTTACAGAACGGGTCAGAGAACTTGAGAGCCGTATTAAAGAGATGGAAGAGGATATCCTGGCACTTTCAGGAGAACTTAACATTCTGAATGATGAAATCGAGCGGTTTCAGAAAAACATCAAACAAATCGAAGCGCAGCTGGAACAGGCAGGGGCAGCTGATATCCGTAAACAGATACGAGAAGTTCAGGATAAACTGGGGTGGATTGAAAAAGAATTAAGTGAAGCCAACCGGCGCCTCCCGCAGCTTGAAACGACCTGGAGCCATCAGCAAAAAGATCTCGAGGAAAAAGAGCACGAGCTGAAATTCTGGAAACAGATGAGGTCAGCCTGGGAGGAAGCACTCGGAGCAGAGTACCACAGAGGACTGACGGCCGGGCTGCCTGAAGAGGATAAGGTGGAAACCATCGCCCGAACAGTCGAAAAAGCATATGGGGAACTCCTTAAAGAAAAAGAAAAAAGCCAGACAGACGCCAGGTTGACAAGTGAATTCTACGATAAGCAAACAGACCTGATGGAGTACCGGATGCGCGATTATACAAAAAGTCATCCTGTTCCGGAATGGATGAAACAGGTATCAGAGGATAGATTCATGCCGTTCATCGATCAATGGAAGCAAAAAACATCAAGAAGATTCATAGAATTGGACTTGCGCGGCCAGCAGGTCAATCCTTATGCTGTCCAAAAAAACCTTCAGGATGATTATGCCCGCCAGGAAAGCTACCTGGATGAGCAGGACAAAGAACTATATGAGGAAATTTTGTTCAAATCCGTCGGCAGCAAGCTGAGAAGCCGGATCCGCCGTGCCGAGAGCTGGACGCAAAAGATGAACAGCCTGATGGAAAGCCGCGATTCTTCCTCTGGGCTGACATTTTCGATCAAATGGCGTCCGCGGACGGCAGACACTGAAGAAGAAATGGACACGAAAGACCTGGTGCATATTTTAAAACAGGATGCACAACTGCTAAAAGAACAGGATCTCGAACGAATCACTTCCCATTTTCGCTCGAAAATTTCCAAGGCGAAGCAATGGATCGAGGAAAAAGGCGAAGGCCACACTCTTCTCCAAGTATTGAAGGAAGTGCTCGACTACCGGAAGTGGTTCTCCTTCGTCCTTTCTTATCAGCGGACAAATGAACCGAAAAGGGAACTGACCAACAACAAGTTCTACACGTTCAGCGGCGGGGAAAAAGCGATGGCCATGTATATCCCTCTTTTCACAGCCTGTTATTCCCGGTACCAGGAAGCAGCCGGCACCGCGCCGTACATCATTTCCCTTGACGAGGCGTTTGCAGGTGTCGATGAAAATAACATCAGGGAAATGTTCGAGATCGTCGAACACCTCGGTTTCGATTACATCATGAATTCCCAGGTCCTATGGGGAGACTATGACACGATTTCCACCCTTTCAATATGCGAACTGATCCGTCCGAAAAATGCGGATTTCGTCTCGGTGCTCCGCTACCAGTGGGATGGCTATAAAATGAACCTTCAAGCAGATGAAGGTGCAGTTCAAGAAGAACCCGTCACATCAATCTAA
- a CDS encoding SurA N-terminal domain-containing protein, with translation MKKFSYLVITAFFILLLAACGGNEESKDDNGKQKENKQEQQAGQENNQNQQKQAEDMQKKMEKQQVDEDKTVAVVNDKEIKGGEYNSLLSQNQAQYQQMGQDPTSGKAAEQLKKQVLDALVGQELLLQEAKSKGYEASADDVEKQMSGIKEQYGDEEALNKVLEQNNLTAKELEKQITQSLMIEKYVEKEIKTDEVTDEEAKEYYEQMKAQSGSQSEGQEMPPYEEIKGEIKKQLESQQQQEKLMAKVEELKKDADVELKI, from the coding sequence ATGAAAAAGTTTTCATATCTAGTAATAACTGCATTCTTCATCCTGCTTTTAGCAGCTTGCGGAGGAAATGAAGAGTCAAAGGACGATAACGGTAAGCAAAAGGAAAACAAGCAAGAACAGCAAGCCGGCCAGGAAAATAACCAAAATCAACAGAAACAAGCTGAGGACATGCAAAAGAAAATGGAAAAACAGCAAGTTGATGAAGATAAGACCGTTGCTGTCGTTAACGACAAAGAGATAAAAGGCGGTGAATATAATTCCTTGCTCTCTCAAAACCAAGCGCAATATCAGCAAATGGGACAGGACCCGACTTCAGGAAAAGCAGCAGAACAGTTAAAAAAACAAGTCCTGGATGCGCTCGTAGGACAGGAATTGCTGCTTCAGGAAGCAAAATCGAAAGGATATGAAGCTTCTGCGGACGATGTCGAGAAACAAATGAGTGGCATAAAAGAACAATATGGGGATGAAGAAGCATTAAACAAGGTGCTGGAACAGAATAACCTCACAGCAAAAGAACTTGAAAAACAGATTACACAGTCCCTGATGATCGAGAAATATGTTGAAAAAGAAATCAAGACAGATGAGGTAACCGACGAAGAAGCAAAAGAATACTATGAACAGATGAAAGCCCAATCGGGTTCACAGTCTGAGGGTCAAGAAATGCCGCCGTATGAAGAAATAAAAGGGGAAATAAAGAAACAGCTGGAAAGTCAGCAGCAACAAGAAAAACTAATGGCAAAAGTGGAAGAACTTAAAAAAGATGCAGATGTTGAACTGAAAATATAA
- a CDS encoding TIGR02679 family protein codes for MADSPLQEALDYFGGDPGFHRLFSLFKKKYESYGRIGGSVRLTNFQEKEIKSIARFFGDDVDRLKAKGTITLLSFERKLQETKFEGLGLLDLLQGYFDEPLVTKKEAKEQKQLEQQKKLARLSAEFLNLSFWFRHLQSRSPDTYWINRLLDEERFADYCRTLSRAMAKLPADYERLPVFSQRIAGNPHAFDLSTELGKLWIHVLHVKRGAENMSAPPADTESINDLLMDFNLLRDDITNYVTCANITAETEKGEHPMWKAASETASVMNVPMRELLKVRKVYPQNRKSKVWIVENSGVFSSLLDAVPHAPLICTHGQFKLAALRLLDMMVASGCKLSYAGDFDPEGLAMAVRLKERYRDNIEYWRMSFDSYKKSNPTVSISEERLFKLNSLTEPGLSDVVDEMKRLKRAGYQEALLEIMINDLKVAEK; via the coding sequence ATGGCTGATTCCCCATTGCAAGAAGCATTAGACTATTTCGGCGGTGATCCCGGTTTTCACCGCCTCTTTTCCCTTTTCAAAAAGAAATATGAATCTTATGGCAGAATAGGAGGATCTGTTAGATTAACCAATTTTCAGGAAAAAGAAATCAAATCGATAGCCCGGTTCTTTGGCGATGACGTGGACAGGCTGAAAGCAAAGGGAACGATCACCCTCCTTTCCTTTGAACGAAAGCTTCAGGAAACCAAGTTTGAAGGGTTGGGGCTATTGGATTTGCTGCAAGGCTACTTTGACGAGCCTCTGGTCACTAAGAAAGAGGCGAAGGAACAAAAGCAACTTGAGCAGCAGAAAAAACTGGCACGGCTTTCTGCAGAATTTCTGAACCTGTCCTTTTGGTTCAGGCATCTTCAGAGCCGCTCCCCAGATACATACTGGATCAACAGATTATTGGATGAAGAGAGATTCGCGGACTATTGTAGAACCCTTTCACGAGCAATGGCAAAGCTGCCTGCAGATTACGAACGATTGCCAGTTTTCAGCCAGAGGATCGCCGGCAATCCACATGCATTTGATCTGTCAACAGAACTGGGTAAGCTTTGGATACATGTCTTACATGTAAAAAGGGGAGCAGAAAATATGTCTGCACCTCCTGCTGATACCGAAAGCATCAATGATTTGTTAATGGATTTCAACCTGCTGCGTGATGACATCACCAATTACGTAACATGTGCCAACATAACAGCAGAAACCGAAAAAGGGGAACACCCAATGTGGAAAGCAGCTTCTGAAACAGCAAGCGTCATGAATGTTCCGATGCGGGAGTTGCTGAAAGTTAGAAAAGTGTACCCCCAAAACAGGAAATCTAAAGTTTGGATTGTTGAAAACTCTGGCGTTTTCTCAAGTCTTTTAGACGCAGTTCCGCATGCACCGTTAATTTGCACTCATGGCCAATTCAAACTTGCTGCTTTAAGGTTATTGGATATGATGGTTGCGAGCGGCTGCAAATTAAGCTATGCGGGAGATTTTGATCCGGAGGGCCTGGCCATGGCTGTAAGGTTAAAAGAACGATATCGGGATAATATCGAATACTGGAGGATGAGCTTCGATTCATATAAGAAATCTAATCCCACTGTTAGCATTTCCGAGGAACGTCTTTTTAAGCTTAACAGTCTAACAGAACCCGGGTTGTCAGATGTAGTTGATGAGATGAAGAGGCTTAAGAGAGCAGGTTACCAGGAGGCATTGCTGGAGATTATGATTAACGATTTGAAAGTTGCTGAAAAATAG
- a CDS encoding pentapeptide repeat-containing protein: MNEELKSNCMECFGLCCVALPFAKSADFPFDKKGGEPCKNLYSNHLCSIHDQLKDRGFNGCITYECFGAGQHVSQVLYEGRSWRECDERAEEMFSVFPIVQQLHEMLWYLKQALNLRETIPIQSNLLEIYNKTVKLTSKTPEEILDLDVPTHRKLVNEHLVETSKLYRAAFINKTKKIKTSDYIGANLNGKDLRGEDLRGKLMIAANLKHSDLRKVDFIGADLRDANFSGANLNEALFLTQSQINSAKGDARTKIPEYLDKPMHWLSLIKISR; this comes from the coding sequence ATGAATGAAGAATTAAAGTCTAATTGTATGGAATGCTTTGGGTTATGCTGTGTAGCATTGCCTTTTGCTAAATCAGCAGACTTTCCTTTTGATAAAAAGGGAGGAGAACCTTGCAAAAACTTATATTCGAATCACTTATGTTCTATACATGACCAATTGAAAGATAGAGGATTCAATGGTTGTATAACCTATGAATGTTTCGGTGCCGGACAGCATGTTTCCCAGGTACTATATGAAGGAAGAAGTTGGCGAGAATGTGATGAGCGTGCCGAAGAAATGTTTTCGGTTTTTCCTATTGTCCAACAATTACATGAGATGCTTTGGTATCTTAAACAAGCCCTAAACTTAAGAGAAACCATTCCAATTCAATCTAACCTGCTAGAGATATATAATAAAACAGTTAAATTAACTTCAAAAACCCCTGAAGAGATATTAGACCTTGATGTTCCAACTCACAGAAAGCTTGTAAATGAACATTTAGTAGAGACAAGCAAACTATACCGAGCAGCTTTCATAAATAAGACAAAGAAGATAAAAACTTCAGATTATATAGGAGCCAACTTAAATGGTAAGGACCTACGCGGAGAGGACCTTAGAGGAAAACTTATGATTGCTGCTAATTTAAAACATAGTGACTTGAGAAAGGTTGATTTCATTGGAGCTGATCTTAGAGATGCAAACTTCAGTGGAGCTAACTTAAATGAAGCACTGTTTTTAACTCAGTCACAAATCAATTCTGCTAAAGGAGATGCAAGGACTAAAATTCCAGAGTATCTAGATAAGCCAATGCACTGGCTGAGTTTAATTAAGATTTCTCGATGA
- a CDS encoding NAD(P)-dependent oxidoreductase, with product MSKKIGFVGLGAMGFPMAVNLKKAGFEVIGYDAFKGIYEKANGAGITMADTLKEVAEQADEAIISMVRDYDQNVDIIFGENGLLTAQPKDKTVIVMSTLDPDTMNELGKKVEEESELKIISASVSGGVPGAEAGTLSIMTSGPETIVESFKGYFDAIGSHTFYYGNKPGNSEAAKLINNMILGININAVAEGLKLANTYDLPEEEILNLLQVSTGDSWVVRNWNDISEWTADTSLGVLITDLKASYNEGLKHNVTLPFNALSSTQLFDSMGKEKPKT from the coding sequence ATGAGTAAAAAAATTGGATTTGTAGGACTGGGAGCGATGGGCTTTCCAATGGCGGTTAATTTAAAGAAAGCCGGTTTTGAAGTGATAGGCTATGACGCTTTCAAAGGAATATATGAAAAGGCAAACGGTGCTGGAATAACCATGGCAGATACGTTAAAAGAGGTAGCAGAGCAAGCTGACGAAGCGATTATCTCAATGGTTCGTGACTATGACCAAAATGTTGACATTATTTTTGGAGAAAATGGTCTATTAACTGCCCAGCCTAAAGATAAAACAGTTATTGTCATGAGTACTCTCGACCCTGATACAATGAATGAATTAGGTAAGAAAGTCGAAGAAGAAAGTGAATTAAAAATCATTTCTGCTTCGGTAAGCGGTGGGGTTCCAGGTGCTGAGGCTGGTACTTTATCAATTATGACATCAGGTCCTGAGACAATCGTGGAATCTTTTAAGGGTTACTTTGATGCGATAGGCTCCCATACGTTCTACTACGGTAATAAGCCAGGTAATAGCGAGGCAGCAAAGTTAATTAATAATATGATTTTAGGCATTAACATAAATGCAGTGGCTGAGGGACTTAAATTAGCGAATACATATGACTTGCCTGAGGAAGAGATATTAAACTTGCTTCAAGTAAGTACAGGTGATAGTTGGGTAGTCCGAAATTGGAATGATATTTCTGAATGGACTGCAGATACGTCATTGGGCGTTCTGATTACGGACTTAAAAGCATCTTACAACGAAGGGCTTAAACACAATGTCACATTACCTTTCAATGCCTTATCCTCTACACAATTATTTGACTCTATGGGAAAAGAAAAACCAAAAACCTGA